The Cyclobacterium amurskyense genome contains the following window.
AATGTATTTCTATAGGGTTCGGCAAATTCAAGTTCGTCGGTAAGGCTAATGAATGGTCGATTTTTCCAGGGGGTTGAATAATTTGTCATATCCCCTTTATTGATTATAATATTCCAGCCATAATCCGCTTCTAAAACATGCCTAATCATTTCTATAGCAGTCATTGCTTTGTCGTCAGGCTTCCAATTGTAATGGCTTTTAGGAAGCCCTTTCCAAAGTTTGATGCTTTTTCTCCTTATTTCTGTAAAATTTAATATTATAAGTTCAGACTGGGTCATCTTCTTTCTATCGTGAATGTAGTTCAACCCGAAATATTCAATAGACAATCTATTACGTGCTGAAATCGCTTCAAAATCAGCCACTTCCTTACTGTTTTCAATTTCACCATAGCGGTGCTATGCTAAAATCTCCAAACAGACTGATTTTCTTGCGATTGCAACACTTCCCGTAAACACGGGACAGGCTATCACGAATTCTATTACATAATCGGGGTTCAACATTTCCGAATAGAGTAGCGAATAGTTGTCTACTCTATATATACCTATAAAGATAATAAGAAGAAGTAAACTATCAGCGCCCCATTCACCAAAACGTACCCGGAAGTCACGGGGCCGAAAAGAAGTTTTCCATTATACGGAGTACCGATAGTCTTCTTTATTTGCTTTTCATATTAGAACAAACCTATAGCCACATTTAGAATCAACATTTAAATTAAACGGCTACTTTTATCACATTTGCCAACGGTACCCCAAGTGAAGGTTTTTTAATGAGCTCAATTCCGCAATCCTTCTTCGTGTTTCAATCTCACGCCTAATGACTATAAAAATTCGCCTCGCCCAGTTCCTTTCGTTCAAAAGAGTAATGGAATATTCATATTGCACATCCTTTTTAATCACTTCCACTTTTCTCTTGAATTCGATGGTATTCTCCAAGCGTCCTCTACCACCCTCAATAATATTAGATTGCCCTATTCTTTTTGTTTTCATATTGTAAATATACTTATACACAAAACATTAGCAGTTTATTTTTCATTTTTCTTTCTCCGATTTTCTTGGTCTTTGTTGATTTTGTCGACTATACTCATCGGAATTACTGTC
Protein-coding sequences here:
- a CDS encoding DinB family protein, with translation MADFEAISARNRLSIEYFGLNYIHDRKKMTQSELIILNFTEIRRKSIKLWKGLPKSHYNWKPDDKAMTAIEMIRHVLEADYGWNIIINKGDMTNYSTPWKNRPFISLTDELEFAEPYRNTFLESVRQFSDRELNETEIIHPGNGDKKNLAKYLLRIGYHESVHAGQFLSYLRAMKINRPEIWV